From the genome of Turicibacter faecis, one region includes:
- a CDS encoding LiaF transmembrane domain-containing protein, translating into MKLSRIDMFWGCLLIAVGIGFLGDSLHLWNFEFFFCGWWTLFIIVPSLCNILEEGVKRLNVIGLSVGGLLLLSSWNLLSAELVVPVLLIIVGATLIFIRSNEGGGE; encoded by the coding sequence ATGAAATTAAGTCGCATCGATATGTTTTGGGGGTGCCTACTCATTGCTGTAGGAATCGGATTTTTGGGTGACTCCTTACATCTTTGGAATTTTGAATTTTTCTTTTGCGGGTGGTGGACATTGTTTATTATTGTCCCTTCATTATGCAACATCCTAGAAGAAGGGGTGAAGCGTTTGAATGTTATAGGGTTATCCGTAGGAGGACTCCTGTTATTATCTAGTTGGAATTTATTATCTGCGGAACTTGTTGTCCCGGTCTTATTAATTATCGTTGGCGCTACTTTAATTTTTATCCGTTCTAACGAAGGGGGAGGGGAGTAA
- a CDS encoding LemA family protein: MKKSAPIIMGILFIIVVIAGFFISSYNGIVSAEENVDGQFAAVETQLQRRFDLIPNLVNATKGYMEHEKEVFTSIADSRAKLAGAKTINDKVEASNELEGALSRLLMITENYPALKADAQFQTLMDELAGTENRISVERNRYNESVKMFNSKIRKFPTSVVARLMGVEKRDYFEAQSGAEQAPNVEF; encoded by the coding sequence ATGAAAAAATCAGCACCAATTATAATGGGTATTTTATTTATCATTGTGGTTATAGCAGGTTTTTTTATTTCAAGTTATAACGGGATTGTCTCTGCTGAGGAAAATGTAGATGGACAGTTTGCTGCGGTAGAAACTCAATTACAACGTCGATTTGATTTAATTCCCAATTTAGTTAATGCAACAAAAGGTTATATGGAGCATGAGAAAGAAGTTTTTACATCAATCGCAGATTCTCGTGCAAAACTAGCTGGTGCAAAGACAATCAACGATAAGGTTGAAGCATCTAATGAATTAGAAGGTGCACTTTCAAGGTTATTGATGATTACTGAAAACTATCCGGCCTTAAAGGCTGATGCTCAATTCCAAACATTAATGGATGAATTAGCAGGAACGGAAAATCGAATTAGTGTAGAGCGTAATCGTTACAATGAATCGGTTAAAATGTTTAACTCAAAAATTCGTAAGTTCCCAACAAGTGTCGTTGCACGTTTAATGGGTGTAGAAAAACGAGATTATTTTGAGGCACAATCTGGTGCGGAACAGGCTCCAAATGTAGAGTTTTAA
- a CDS encoding cupin domain-containing protein: protein MESKVQFIDLGQLSSRKELLTTNDKYKCVQFNFETGEGLSKHRHNGYATVIVLKGSVKMSFEMENIPLADDGVFELTEKTMLSFDARVVHELVALTPAQILVILSAPLS, encoded by the coding sequence ATGGAAAGTAAAGTACAATTTATTGATTTAGGCCAATTATCATCAAGAAAAGAATTATTAACAACGAATGACAAATATAAGTGTGTACAATTTAATTTTGAGACAGGAGAAGGCTTATCAAAGCATCGTCATAATGGTTATGCAACCGTTATTGTATTAAAAGGAAGCGTGAAAATGTCATTTGAAATGGAGAATATTCCATTAGCCGACGATGGTGTATTTGAATTAACTGAAAAAACGATGTTATCATTTGACGCCCGTGTGGTGCATGAGTTGGTTGCACTAACCCCTGCGCAGATTCTTGTGATACTCTCAGCACCATTAAGTTAA
- a CDS encoding transposase: MFMDSIISDSNSIFKFLKQLDLDLFLSKPQFNHVNQFLNLMIQENYQGKISAVKHCHRTSFGRFLTDSPWDEEAISHQIQTYVLSCIYQRSYQTQQPIYVMVDDTTCVKTKPSSRATHPIQGCSWHFSHLHHQHVYGHQFVALMLQCEDLILPYQIIPYEKEKQSKIELVRRALMELPKPPYKGYVLADSWYTCEALLQTAKQVGFHYLGAIKTNRIILPKGYRPNGIQLKQFAKTLSLHDLDLVTVGSERYYTYLYKGRIRGGHVVQIILSCAKRLLWKKKLYVVL, from the coding sequence ATGTTCATGGATAGTATTATATCAGATTCAAATTCAATTTTCAAATTTTTAAAACAACTTGATTTAGATTTATTCTTATCTAAACCTCAGTTTAATCATGTTAACCAGTTTCTAAACTTGATGATTCAGGAAAATTATCAGGGGAAAATCTCTGCCGTTAAACACTGTCATCGGACAAGTTTTGGACGATTTTTAACGGATAGTCCTTGGGATGAGGAGGCGATCAGTCACCAGATTCAAACCTATGTTTTATCCTGTATCTATCAGCGTTCTTATCAAACTCAACAACCTATTTACGTGATGGTTGATGATACGACTTGTGTTAAAACTAAACCTTCGTCACGGGCAACACATCCTATTCAAGGATGTAGCTGGCACTTTTCTCATCTTCATCATCAACACGTTTATGGTCATCAATTTGTCGCCTTGATGCTTCAATGTGAGGATTTAATTCTTCCTTATCAAATCATTCCCTATGAAAAAGAGAAACAGAGTAAAATCGAACTCGTTCGAAGAGCTCTGATGGAATTACCCAAACCTCCCTATAAAGGCTATGTCTTAGCGGATAGTTGGTATACGTGTGAAGCTCTCCTTCAAACGGCTAAGCAAGTCGGGTTTCATTATTTAGGAGCGATTAAAACGAATCGAATCATTCTTCCTAAAGGTTACCGTCCCAACGGAATTCAACTGAAACAATTTGCGAAAACATTATCCCTTCATGATCTCGACTTAGTGACCGTCGGATCTGAGCGTTATTATACGTATCTATATAAGGGACGAATAAGAGGGGGACATGTCGTCCAAATCATTTTAAGTTGCGCCAAACGGCTCCTTTGGAAGAAAAAGCTTTACGTTGTTTTATGA
- a CDS encoding TPM domain-containing protein, translated as MQIINNKHVVVCRNFKRFIRFFVLVCFISSCAAFWPLKGQAAIQPSENFYVTDQAHVLSEQAKEHILTINRAFEKTKEQPQLAVVTLNSLEGKDIESYAVNQFEMMKLGNRQYDNGVLVLLAVKDREIRVEVGYGLEGILPDGKVGRIIDASMNDLSLGDYSEAITNIFNQLVLAVQEEYGYEDTFEGHLTSIDEGASIHPVFMMVGFVVTFVIYLFICRILGLDAIDTLFVILSIFSNVSSSSTSDSSSSRGGGGRSGGGGASRKF; from the coding sequence ATGCAAATTATAAATAATAAACATGTAGTAGTATGTCGGAATTTCAAAAGGTTCATTCGCTTTTTCGTTCTCGTGTGCTTTATAAGCAGTTGTGCTGCTTTTTGGCCACTTAAAGGACAAGCCGCTATTCAACCATCCGAAAATTTTTATGTAACGGATCAGGCGCACGTATTGAGTGAACAGGCAAAGGAACATATTTTAACGATTAATCGTGCATTTGAAAAAACGAAGGAGCAACCACAATTAGCGGTTGTAACCCTTAATAGTTTAGAGGGGAAAGACATCGAAAGTTATGCTGTGAATCAGTTTGAGATGATGAAACTCGGAAATAGGCAATATGATAATGGCGTGCTCGTTTTATTAGCAGTAAAAGATAGAGAGATACGCGTGGAAGTAGGTTATGGATTAGAAGGGATTTTGCCTGATGGAAAAGTTGGGCGAATCATTGATGCCTCCATGAATGATCTATCATTAGGGGACTATTCGGAAGCAATCACTAATATTTTTAATCAATTGGTCCTCGCCGTTCAAGAGGAGTATGGATATGAAGATACTTTTGAGGGGCATCTTACATCGATTGATGAGGGGGCCTCAATTCATCCCGTTTTTATGATGGTGGGCTTTGTGGTGACGTTTGTTATCTATCTCTTTATCTGCCGAATCCTTGGACTGGATGCTATAGATACGTTATTTGTGATATTAAGTATTTTTTCTAATGTCTCCTCTTCTTCAACATCTGATTCTTCATCCTCACGGGGAGGAGGCGGCCGATCGGGTGGCGGGGGTGCCTCAAGAAAGTTTTAG
- a CDS encoding MgtC/SapB family protein produces MDYQLFTDTILRTLLSMFIGGLIGWERENTHRPAGLRTHMLVSVGACVVMQLGAYNSTHIAAQFNIDPSRLGAQVISGIGFLGAGTIIKEGTTIKGLTTAASLWVVACLGLTIGAGAYILAIVGSLSVLITLTVFEHASSFIPFGKYRRFSIHIKCKELTETLQFLNEISLKYHAKILDLELISVMGDIREISFHLSTKRLNKSLDSTTLFSDMNQDEKIISIKLTEY; encoded by the coding sequence ATGGATTATCAATTATTTACCGACACAATACTTAGGACACTACTTTCAATGTTTATCGGAGGACTCATCGGATGGGAACGTGAAAACACCCATCGTCCTGCAGGGTTGAGAACACATATGCTCGTATCCGTCGGTGCTTGCGTCGTCATGCAATTAGGCGCCTATAATTCCACGCATATCGCTGCCCAGTTTAACATCGATCCGTCACGGCTTGGAGCACAGGTGATATCTGGAATTGGTTTTTTAGGTGCTGGGACAATCATTAAAGAAGGGACAACAATTAAGGGATTAACGACTGCAGCTAGCCTTTGGGTTGTTGCCTGCTTAGGGTTAACCATCGGAGCCGGAGCATATATTCTCGCCATCGTCGGATCCCTTTCCGTTTTAATCACGTTAACCGTCTTCGAACATGCCTCATCATTTATTCCCTTTGGAAAATACCGACGCTTCTCTATCCATATTAAATGCAAAGAATTAACCGAAACTCTTCAGTTTTTAAATGAAATCTCCCTTAAATATCACGCTAAAATACTTGATCTTGAACTTATCTCCGTGATGGGGGATATTCGTGAAATATCTTTTCATCTTTCCACTAAACGATTAAACAAATCACTCGACTCAACAACCCTATTTTCTGACATGAATCAAGATGAAAAAATCATCTCTATTAAACTAACCGAATATTAA
- a CDS encoding TMEM164 family acyltransferase: protein MEFMQVPIFAPLHEYDAAGMFTLPHLVALFICVFALVIGLRVSFRYLSENHLIRVTRVIAWVVTLLELVKIGYKFYYGYTEIDSWLPLSFCSLFIYASFMSGYGKGVIKRLGESFIIIGGIVGGVSFLLMPTTSLMNYPIWHFLSLHSLIFHVLMIYLNVLYLRYVPELICLKSYGYFSAYFLGATMICLILNKYYEANLMIIQKPLRIPIAFVQDIYRYQPSLYTLLAITSYLLAPALFMMGIKFFFTHRVVTKRQEETTSK from the coding sequence ATGGAGTTTATGCAAGTTCCTATTTTTGCTCCTTTACATGAGTATGATGCGGCGGGGATGTTTACTCTTCCTCATTTAGTAGCCTTATTTATCTGTGTTTTCGCGTTGGTCATCGGATTACGCGTGTCCTTTCGCTATTTATCTGAAAATCATTTAATAAGAGTTACACGCGTGATTGCTTGGGTTGTTACTTTGTTAGAATTAGTTAAAATAGGGTACAAGTTTTATTATGGATATACTGAAATCGATTCATGGCTTCCTCTTTCCTTTTGTTCATTATTTATTTATGCGTCTTTTATGAGTGGCTACGGGAAAGGGGTTATTAAAAGGTTAGGGGAGTCGTTTATTATAATAGGGGGGATTGTTGGGGGTGTTAGTTTTTTATTGATGCCCACAACGTCTTTGATGAATTATCCCATCTGGCATTTTTTAAGTCTTCATAGTTTAATATTTCATGTTCTCATGATTTACTTAAATGTTTTATACCTTCGCTATGTGCCAGAGTTAATTTGTTTGAAAAGCTACGGTTACTTTAGTGCCTATTTTTTGGGGGCAACGATGATTTGCCTTATTTTAAATAAATATTATGAAGCTAATTTGATGATTATCCAGAAACCATTACGGATTCCAATTGCGTTTGTTCAGGACATTTACCGGTATCAACCGTCTTTATATACCCTATTGGCAATTACGAGTTATTTGTTAGCACCTGCCCTATTTATGATGGGGATAAAGTTCTTTTTCACACATAGGGTGGTCACTAAACGACAAGAGGAGACAACCTCTAAATGA
- a CDS encoding SIR2 family protein, producing the protein MQALIRRHTGMGVQMEPFIQESLRIIKRASEDNKLVVVVGAGVSMLSHFPSWKEVIDQFAGPFSEQKEKYSQNEYLRIPQKYYNLRGHKEYYDLLRDIFDLDLQSNLIHDEILKLNPVHLITTNYDDLLEQAIYARGLFYDVIAKDEEVSQTRTKKFLIKMHGDVRHQNVVLKENDYLSYSRQFRLIETMVKSIIASNTTLFVGYSLNDRNMKLILNWVKELQGSSFQPVYLLYLEQMLDHNSFDYYKSQGIHVIDVNYLLKEAQKYPYLERYRSFFQALSSLNLENMYQHVLKEEKLAYQLRPLIELKRARLKDLRLLIEDEVSELGELTLLETSQLKAETFELLKKAGICRVSSRDGEVYELSNNKKNYLMPPYTSILSECCVNEGGSWQHYDRAYYQFRHGNWSYAYDLYKKTAVEAFKSRQYLLYFLAQFNRYFVGKLIVSRLAPEEGLGVADEISQLNLELLYYHLPASFKRKYVFLADLSNFSFINQYLSEVLVLADDLTKGSSQLEQVQFKIQELFEFIDENKLVINHCQEVTYLYKKYIEMRLMQGAQELDSFTLYLMIHYMSRKELQSLIARMGITRLQTKHVDELIGYGQHVFSLLTNQALSKEVEQGIGRMRQTLLEVYGLLSMGDEQLIRMVRFLFSQVMVSTTIGECLEFLMSRTQLCPVIEGMIVQQLIRHFVGRHVLHEFLDVEYVKLASFLTGPNGELSSLVRMYLNQLTDDELIMLFNITLSDVREQIVLELERRWQSCFNFRSIQQAIEAQIEMDYQPFANGIYHHLQRAPKDLITVAQWILCQYLREDGFEELMEQDKKAHFLIHYHEGALLMIEDEWLFELPVAIHRQLAQSPYRKDITGRLIQNIRDGKAPSHWIKLFFDVYEHLHH; encoded by the coding sequence ATGCAGGCATTGATTAGAAGACACACAGGGATGGGGGTACAAATGGAACCATTTATTCAAGAGAGTTTAAGGATTATTAAAAGGGCGTCAGAAGATAACAAGTTAGTGGTTGTTGTTGGGGCGGGGGTGTCGATGCTCTCTCATTTTCCTTCGTGGAAGGAGGTTATTGACCAATTTGCCGGTCCCTTTTCTGAACAAAAAGAGAAATACTCGCAAAATGAATATTTACGAATTCCACAAAAATATTATAATTTGCGCGGGCATAAAGAATATTATGATTTATTACGGGATATTTTTGATTTGGATTTACAAAGTAATTTGATTCATGATGAGATTTTAAAACTAAATCCGGTCCATTTAATCACTACTAATTATGATGATTTACTAGAACAGGCTATTTATGCTAGAGGCTTATTTTATGATGTGATTGCAAAGGATGAGGAAGTTTCCCAGACGAGAACAAAGAAATTTTTAATTAAGATGCATGGAGATGTTCGGCATCAGAATGTTGTTTTAAAAGAAAACGACTATCTGTCTTATAGCCGCCAGTTTCGTCTCATTGAAACGATGGTCAAATCAATTATTGCATCGAATACGACGCTCTTTGTTGGATATTCATTAAATGACCGTAATATGAAATTGATTTTAAATTGGGTGAAGGAATTACAAGGAAGTAGTTTTCAACCCGTTTATCTCCTTTATTTAGAACAGATGCTTGATCATAATAGTTTTGATTATTATAAATCTCAAGGTATTCATGTGATTGATGTGAATTATCTTCTAAAAGAGGCACAGAAGTATCCGTATCTAGAACGTTATCGCTCATTTTTTCAGGCACTCTCTTCGTTAAATTTAGAAAATATGTATCAACATGTGTTAAAGGAGGAAAAATTAGCTTATCAATTGCGTCCACTGATTGAGCTGAAACGGGCACGATTAAAGGATTTAAGATTATTGATTGAGGACGAAGTTTCAGAATTAGGAGAGTTAACGTTGTTAGAAACAAGTCAGCTCAAAGCTGAAACTTTTGAGTTATTAAAAAAAGCAGGAATTTGCCGCGTGTCTTCTAGGGATGGAGAGGTGTATGAGCTCAGTAACAATAAAAAAAATTATTTAATGCCACCATATACGAGTATATTGTCGGAATGTTGTGTTAACGAGGGGGGGAGTTGGCAGCACTATGATCGAGCTTACTATCAGTTTAGGCATGGTAATTGGTCTTACGCTTACGATTTATATAAGAAGACAGCTGTTGAGGCGTTTAAGAGCCGACAGTATTTACTTTATTTTTTAGCTCAGTTTAATCGGTATTTCGTGGGGAAATTAATTGTTTCGCGCTTAGCGCCGGAGGAGGGTCTAGGGGTGGCTGATGAGATTTCTCAGCTGAATTTGGAATTACTCTACTATCATTTGCCGGCTAGTTTTAAGAGAAAGTATGTTTTTTTAGCTGATTTGAGTAATTTTTCTTTTATAAATCAGTATTTAAGTGAGGTGCTCGTTTTAGCGGATGATTTGACCAAGGGATCTTCTCAATTAGAGCAGGTGCAATTTAAAATTCAAGAATTATTTGAATTTATTGATGAAAATAAGTTGGTCATTAATCATTGTCAGGAGGTGACTTACTTATATAAAAAATATATAGAGATGCGTTTGATGCAAGGTGCTCAAGAACTTGATTCGTTTACCTTGTATTTAATGATTCATTATATGAGCCGTAAAGAGCTTCAAAGTTTGATTGCTCGAATGGGAATCACGCGTTTACAGACAAAGCATGTGGATGAATTAATTGGGTATGGTCAACACGTTTTTTCTTTATTAACGAATCAGGCACTTTCAAAAGAGGTCGAGCAGGGGATTGGTAGAATGCGGCAAACACTTTTAGAGGTGTATGGGTTACTATCTATGGGTGATGAACAACTGATTCGAATGGTTCGTTTTTTATTTAGTCAAGTGATGGTTTCTACTACGATTGGGGAGTGCCTTGAATTTTTAATGTCACGAACTCAACTGTGTCCGGTGATTGAGGGGATGATTGTGCAACAGTTAATACGGCACTTTGTAGGGAGACATGTCCTTCATGAATTTTTGGACGTGGAATATGTGAAGTTAGCCTCCTTTTTAACGGGGCCAAATGGTGAGTTATCTTCACTTGTAAGGATGTATCTCAATCAATTAACGGATGATGAGCTCATTATGTTATTTAATATCACCTTATCGGATGTACGTGAGCAGATCGTATTGGAATTAGAGAGAAGGTGGCAGTCTTGCTTTAATTTTAGATCGATTCAACAGGCAATCGAGGCTCAAATTGAGATGGATTACCAACCGTTTGCTAACGGTATTTATCATCATTTACAACGTGCTCCAAAAGATTTAATAACGGTAGCGCAGTGGATTTTATGTCAGTATTTAAGAGAGGACGGATTCGAGGAGTTAATGGAACAAGATAAGAAGGCTCATTTTTTAATTCATTACCACGAAGGAGCCTTATTAATGATTGAAGATGAATGGTTATTTGAACTCCCTGTTGCTATTCACCGGCAATTGGCACAGAGCCCTTATAGGAAAGACATAACTGGACGGTTAATTCAAAACATTAGGGATGGGAAGGCACCCTCGCATTGGATTAAACTTTTCTTTGATGTTTATGAACACCTTCATCACTAA
- a CDS encoding alanine/glycine:cation symporter family protein produces MINFLDQLDSFIWGPPLLVLLVGTGILLTIRLKLIQLIKLPHALTLIFKSENSGEGDISSFSALCTALAATVGTGNIIGVATALAAGGPGSLFWMWLAAFFGMATKYAEGVLAIKYRQLDENQEVAGGPMYYITNGMGKKYKPLAVFFAFSGILVALLGIGTFTQVNAITSSIESTLHIKAEIVGLILAGIVLIVTFGGIKSISKVAEKVVPVMATSYLIICVFILIINYQSIIPAFEMIFKGAFNMTAATGGFAGATVAMAIRNGVARGVFSNESGLGSAPIAAAAAKTEWAAEQGLISMTGTFIDSLIICTLTGLTLMVTGVWQMEGVVASSLTERAFNTVLPTIWGVPLGSILLMICLSLFAFTTILGWNYYGERCCQFLFGVKSITPYRIIFVVMIGSGAFLQLEAVWLIADIVNGLMALPNLVAIIALSGVVVSETQLYLNHIKQPNNNLESIEL; encoded by the coding sequence ATGATTAATTTTTTAGACCAGTTAGATAGTTTTATTTGGGGACCACCATTACTCGTATTATTAGTTGGAACCGGAATACTGTTGACCATTCGACTGAAACTCATTCAGTTGATTAAATTACCACATGCTTTAACGTTAATTTTTAAATCTGAAAACTCTGGAGAGGGGGACATTTCCTCGTTTAGTGCTTTATGCACAGCATTAGCAGCTACTGTAGGAACAGGGAACATTATAGGAGTTGCGACAGCATTGGCTGCAGGTGGACCCGGTTCATTATTTTGGATGTGGTTAGCAGCATTTTTTGGGATGGCAACGAAGTATGCCGAAGGTGTTCTAGCTATTAAGTACCGCCAATTAGATGAAAATCAAGAGGTTGCGGGTGGACCTATGTATTATATTACGAATGGAATGGGTAAAAAATATAAACCATTAGCGGTGTTTTTTGCTTTTAGTGGAATTTTAGTAGCTTTACTTGGAATCGGAACGTTTACCCAGGTAAACGCGATTACATCTAGTATTGAAAGTACCCTCCATATTAAAGCAGAGATTGTGGGTCTTATTTTAGCGGGTATTGTTTTAATTGTTACATTCGGTGGGATTAAGTCCATTTCTAAGGTAGCAGAAAAAGTGGTCCCGGTTATGGCAACAAGCTATTTGATCATTTGTGTGTTTATTTTGATTATTAATTATCAGTCTATTATACCTGCGTTTGAAATGATTTTTAAAGGGGCTTTTAATATGACAGCTGCAACAGGTGGTTTTGCGGGGGCAACTGTGGCGATGGCAATTCGTAATGGTGTGGCGCGAGGTGTCTTTTCAAATGAGTCAGGACTTGGAAGTGCACCTATTGCAGCTGCTGCAGCAAAAACGGAGTGGGCGGCAGAACAGGGCCTTATCTCGATGACCGGGACGTTTATTGACAGTTTGATTATTTGTACATTAACAGGTTTAACATTGATGGTTACCGGTGTTTGGCAGATGGAGGGGGTAGTTGCAAGTTCTTTAACGGAGAGGGCATTTAATACTGTTTTACCAACTATTTGGGGAGTCCCATTAGGTTCTATTCTATTAATGATTTGTTTAAGTTTATTTGCTTTTACAACCATTTTAGGGTGGAACTATTACGGGGAACGTTGTTGTCAGTTTTTATTCGGTGTCAAAAGTATAACGCCTTATCGTATTATTTTTGTTGTGATGATTGGAAGTGGCGCCTTTTTACAGTTAGAGGCCGTTTGGTTAATTGCCGATATTGTTAATGGTCTCATGGCGCTTCCTAATTTAGTAGCGATTATTGCCTTAAGTGGGGTTGTTGTTTCAGAAACACAATTATACTTGAATCACATTAAACAGCCTAACAATAACTTGGAATCAATAGAATTATAA
- a CDS encoding transposase has product MSHDLKMSAKQLLKHYTKRWPIEIFFREVKQNFGMGNYQIRTLQGIKRLMLMIQFVYLYLKRITLNNRCLGDSLRQCQRKQKQELVKLIYHKAQKGVELKTIFEELKIA; this is encoded by the coding sequence TTTGAAAATGTCTGCCAAACAACTACTTAAACACTATACTAAACGTTGGCCTATTGAAATTTTCTTCCGAGAAGTGAAGCAAAATTTCGGAATGGGGAACTATCAAATTCGAACTTTACAAGGGATTAAACGATTGATGTTAATGATTCAATTCGTTTACCTTTATTTAAAACGAATAACGTTAAATAATCGTTGTTTGGGTGACAGTTTACGCCAGTGTCAACGAAAGCAAAAACAAGAATTAGTGAAATTAATTTATCATAAAGCTCAAAAAGGTGTGGAATTAAAAACCATTTTTGAAGAGTTGAAAATTGCATAG
- a CDS encoding transposase has product MSHDLKMSAKQLLKHYTKRWPIEIFFREVKQNFGMGNYQIRTLQGIKRLMLMIQFVYLYLKRITLNNRCLGDSLRQCQRKQKQELVKLIYHKAQKGVELKTIFEELKIA; this is encoded by the coding sequence ATGAGTCATGATTTGAAAATGTCTGCCAAACAACTACTTAAACACTATACTAAACGTTGGCCTATTGAAATTTTCTTCCGAGAAGTGAAGCAAAATTTCGGAATGGGGAACTATCAAATTCGAACTTTACAAGGGATTAAACGATTGATGTTAATGATTCAATTCGTTTACCTTTATTTAAAACGAATAACGTTAAATAATCGTTGTTTGGGTGACAGTTTACGCCAGTGTCAACGAAAGCAAAAACAAGAATTAGTGAAATTAATTTATCATAAAGCTCAAAAAGGTGTGGAATTAAAAACCATTTTTGAAGAGTTGAAAATTGCATAG